A region of Pyxidicoccus parkwaysis DNA encodes the following proteins:
- a CDS encoding M56 family metallopeptidase, with protein sequence MGTGWLSHVGEWASAWPAGLWRASWQGALCAVLAWALTRTWPRMPASLRAGLWWLVALKFVVSLGWLRPVPLAVLPASLAALMPGADAPVVADQAQGARSEVSVVGPELPVVAPELRPMGQVAVAREATRTQAAGTHGTTSHVAPSRGDARTGTSPSAESDSLASQLALSREDARTGSVASAEHPLALSREDARTGASESERVTSASPHAAESPVIIGTSHENTLPPAPATVSVPATHSSTTPRQSLPWGTVLAWTLFIAWTTGVLWQLRSHVKGWASMRRLRQSARPLVHPVLESEVLELAAAAKLRRPPRLLVSESVASPLATGLLDPVVVLPAKAVRRLPVEALRMALAHELAHLRRGDLWLGWVPALAEALLFFHPLARRAAREYSLAREEACDAEALRLTGAEPADYGELLIAFGVARGAGTAAALGASAHIHALHRRLSMLEHVDVIPTPSRRLLKAALTVLGLAALVPFQVVAQESAAKDAKPAESSKAKPSTAPAPAAAPAPAASAKAAPPATPPVPSTPGVAGKLAVPPPAPVAPRIAATPPVPPAPVKVGVVRTLPVPPAPPPPRMAAVAVTPPVPPVAPRPPPFDDDDDDNSYVLLADNMAMMNGSSVDLNLAGMFKQPGKELLYVRRKGEAFIIRDPATLKAVRTALEPTQEMGKAQGELGGRQGELGGKQGELGSKQGELGMKQAELGLKQAELAHKQAGLNLEERRIEALPEAEQARREADLRKQEQALEQEEKALEKQMEALEEQQEALGREQEKLGEQQEALGREQEKLGEQQEALSREAEKKVRSLIDEALRKGLGQPLPT encoded by the coding sequence ATGGGAACGGGCTGGCTGTCTCACGTGGGAGAGTGGGCGTCCGCGTGGCCCGCGGGGCTGTGGCGGGCCTCGTGGCAGGGCGCGCTGTGTGCCGTGCTGGCGTGGGCGCTGACGAGGACCTGGCCGAGGATGCCGGCCTCGCTGCGCGCCGGACTGTGGTGGCTGGTGGCGCTGAAGTTCGTGGTGTCACTGGGCTGGCTGCGGCCCGTGCCGCTCGCGGTGCTGCCCGCTTCGCTCGCGGCGTTGATGCCGGGGGCCGACGCGCCGGTGGTCGCGGACCAAGCGCAGGGCGCGCGGAGTGAGGTGTCCGTCGTGGGGCCCGAGCTCCCGGTCGTGGCTCCGGAGCTGAGGCCCATGGGGCAGGTCGCCGTGGCTCGCGAGGCCACACGCACGCAAGCCGCTGGAACCCACGGCACGACGAGCCACGTTGCACCGTCTCGTGGGGACGCACGCACAGGGACGTCTCCATCAGCCGAGTCAGACAGCCTCGCGAGCCAGCTCGCATTGTCCCGTGAGGACGCACGCACGGGGTCGGTTGCATCCGCTGAGCATCCTCTCGCGTTGTCACGCGAGGACGCACGCACGGGGGCATCCGAATCCGAGCGCGTCACCAGCGCATCGCCGCATGCGGCGGAGTCGCCGGTCATCATCGGCACGTCTCACGAGAACACGCTGCCCCCAGCCCCAGCCACCGTCAGCGTGCCCGCCACGCATTCCTCCACCACCCCGAGGCAGTCCCTTCCCTGGGGCACGGTGCTCGCGTGGACGCTCTTCATCGCGTGGACCACGGGCGTGCTGTGGCAGCTTCGGAGCCACGTGAAGGGCTGGGCCAGCATGCGCCGCCTGCGCCAGAGCGCGCGTCCCCTCGTGCACCCGGTGCTGGAGTCCGAGGTCCTGGAGCTCGCCGCCGCCGCGAAGCTGCGCCGTCCTCCGCGGCTCCTCGTGTCGGAGTCCGTGGCGAGCCCGCTGGCCACGGGACTGCTGGACCCGGTGGTGGTGCTGCCCGCGAAGGCGGTGCGGCGCCTGCCGGTGGAAGCCCTGCGCATGGCGCTCGCGCATGAGCTGGCGCACCTGCGCCGCGGAGACCTGTGGCTCGGCTGGGTGCCGGCGCTCGCGGAGGCGCTCCTCTTCTTCCACCCGCTCGCGCGCCGGGCCGCGCGGGAATACTCGCTGGCACGAGAGGAGGCCTGTGACGCCGAGGCCCTCCGCCTCACCGGCGCCGAGCCCGCCGACTACGGCGAGCTGCTGATTGCCTTCGGTGTCGCCCGAGGCGCTGGCACCGCCGCCGCGCTGGGCGCGTCCGCCCACATTCACGCTTTGCACAGGAGGTTGAGCATGCTGGAGCACGTCGATGTCATCCCCACCCCGTCACGTCGCCTGTTGAAGGCGGCGCTCACCGTCCTCGGCCTCGCGGCCCTGGTGCCCTTCCAGGTCGTCGCGCAGGAGTCCGCAGCGAAGGACGCGAAGCCCGCGGAGTCCTCGAAGGCGAAGCCCTCCACGGCTCCTGCCCCCGCGGCGGCCCCGGCGCCTGCTGCGTCCGCGAAGGCGGCCCCGCCCGCGACGCCTCCTGTTCCCTCCACGCCGGGCGTGGCCGGCAAGCTCGCCGTGCCTCCTCCGGCCCCCGTGGCCCCGCGCATCGCCGCCACGCCGCCCGTGCCCCCAGCTCCCGTGAAGGTGGGCGTGGTCCGTACGCTCCCCGTGCCGCCGGCTCCGCCCCCTCCGCGCATGGCCGCGGTGGCCGTGACGCCGCCCGTGCCTCCCGTCGCTCCGAGGCCTCCGCCCTTCGACGATGACGACGACGACAACAGCTACGTGCTGCTGGCGGACAACATGGCGATGATGAACGGCAGCTCGGTGGACCTGAACCTCGCCGGCATGTTCAAGCAGCCCGGCAAGGAATTGCTCTACGTGCGCCGCAAGGGTGAGGCGTTCATCATCCGCGACCCGGCGACGCTGAAGGCCGTGCGCACCGCGCTCGAGCCCACGCAGGAGATGGGCAAGGCGCAGGGCGAGCTGGGTGGGAGGCAGGGAGAGCTGGGCGGGAAGCAGGGCGAGCTGGGCTCGAAGCAGGGAGAGCTCGGCATGAAGCAGGCCGAGCTGGGGCTGAAGCAGGCCGAGCTCGCGCACAAACAGGCCGGCCTCAACCTGGAGGAGCGGCGCATCGAAGCCCTGCCCGAGGCCGAGCAGGCGCGCCGCGAGGCGGACCTGCGCAAGCAGGAGCAGGCGCTGGAGCAGGAGGAGAAGGCCCTGGAGAAGCAGATGGAAGCGCTGGAGGAGCAGCAGGAGGCGCTGGGCCGAGAGCAGGAGAAGCTCGGCGAGCAGCAGGAGGCGCTGGGCCGAGAGCAGGAGAAGCTCGGCGAGCAGCAGGAGGCGCTCTCCCGCGAGGCCGAGAAGAAGGTGCGGAGCCTCATCGACGAGGCGCTCCGCAAGGGCCTCGGCCAGCCGCTGCCCACCTGA
- a CDS encoding tetratricopeptide repeat protein: MASTHAREGGQFLQMGRPEEAVKSFQKGLAVDPDDVDCLLGLVRTHLSTGAAGDAEAATLRLLKVKPDHAEAQAHLAMLRAQAGDADALEALKTLASAPTAGYFERFNLGGLLLDRGDLAGARAAYESALEVAPASAHVHFELGRIHLQQGDADGAAAHFQQASESASTEPMPLLMLSRAHFARGALGLAIQAAVRALELAQGGIRRSVLEDLFRLYLTAGNPDAAKRSVMELRQMVPANSNYVYLHGLAEMSSGAFREAAGLFEETLRMAPKSWQALQALAQTHLALLERGPARKRLEEAVALVPTEPGPANDLALLLLQDQAHESVRPVLEPVLAAHPRDAVTHLNLAVSWFASDKAACVRHAKQALAHGDAAVREQAERLLKQLGG, encoded by the coding sequence ATGGCATCCACGCACGCACGGGAAGGTGGGCAGTTCCTCCAGATGGGGCGCCCCGAGGAGGCAGTGAAGAGCTTCCAGAAGGGGCTCGCCGTCGACCCGGATGACGTGGACTGTCTGCTGGGGCTCGTCCGCACGCACCTGAGCACCGGCGCGGCGGGCGACGCGGAGGCCGCCACGCTGCGGCTCCTGAAGGTGAAGCCGGACCACGCGGAGGCGCAGGCGCACCTGGCCATGCTGCGCGCGCAGGCCGGTGACGCGGATGCGCTGGAGGCGCTCAAGACGCTGGCCTCCGCTCCCACTGCCGGCTACTTCGAGCGCTTCAACCTGGGCGGGTTGCTGCTGGACCGGGGCGACCTGGCCGGAGCGCGCGCGGCCTACGAGTCCGCGCTGGAGGTGGCGCCAGCCAGCGCGCATGTGCATTTCGAATTGGGCCGCATCCACCTCCAGCAGGGGGACGCGGACGGCGCCGCGGCGCACTTCCAGCAGGCGTCGGAGTCGGCCTCGACGGAGCCCATGCCGCTGCTGATGCTGTCGCGCGCGCACTTCGCTCGGGGCGCGCTGGGGCTGGCCATCCAGGCGGCCGTGCGGGCGCTGGAGCTCGCGCAGGGCGGCATCCGGCGCTCGGTGTTGGAGGACCTGTTCCGGCTGTACCTGACGGCGGGCAATCCGGACGCGGCGAAGCGCTCGGTGATGGAGTTGCGGCAGATGGTGCCCGCGAATTCCAACTACGTGTACCTGCACGGGCTGGCGGAGATGAGCTCCGGGGCGTTCCGCGAGGCGGCGGGCCTCTTCGAGGAGACGCTGCGGATGGCGCCGAAGAGCTGGCAGGCGTTGCAGGCGCTGGCCCAGACGCACCTCGCGCTGCTGGAGCGGGGGCCGGCCCGGAAGAGGCTGGAGGAAGCGGTGGCGCTGGTGCCCACGGAGCCGGGGCCGGCCAACGACCTGGCGCTGCTGTTGTTGCAGGACCAGGCTCACGAGAGCGTGCGGCCGGTGCTGGAGCCCGTGCTGGCGGCGCATCCGCGGGACGCGGTGACGCACCTGAACCTGGCGGTGTCCTGGTTCGCCTCGGACAAGGCGGCGTGCGTCCGCCATGCGAAGCAGGCCCTCGCCCATGGCGATGCCGCCGTGCGTGAGCAGGCGGAGCGGCTGTTGAAGCAGCTCGGCGGGTGA
- a CDS encoding aldehyde dehydrogenase family protein: MSLAAVPPATPSSTLDAVVQRVKEGSRAWVKLGLRERIALLETLRRAFAAVAEPSVRAACEAKGIDPDSPLAGEEWLGGPLVVLRNMRLLVDSLKDIEKHGVPYIPASHLRTLEDGRLAARVYPKDALDGMLLPRNVGEVYFLPGVTASNLREHQASFYRKPHEGKVCAVLGGGNVNSIPPADCLYKLFVEGTACVLKMNPVNAYLGPFLEQAFASLAKHGVFAVVYGGTEEGSALVNHPLVDEVHVTGSDRTHDALVWGPPGPEAEARRARNTPLMSKPFSSELGNISPVVVVPGPYSDGELRFQADNIAGMVANNASFNCNSAKLLVQPKDWARRTQVMQGVQDGLGKAAVRRAYYPGAEQRWKQFTDGRARLRVVGSASAGELPYALLPDVDPNEAQDRVFRQEPWCTVLSETGLPGSDDPVAFLEKVVPFLNEKVWGTLNATLIVHPKSLKDPGVNAAVERAIRELRYGTVAVNTWPAAGYALLSLPWGGHPTSSPQDIQSGLGWVHNTFMLEDIEKAVIRAPLTNLPAPPWVPGHRGMRELARKLVEFELGPSWLKVPGIATAALRR; encoded by the coding sequence ATGAGCCTCGCCGCCGTTCCCCCGGCCACTCCCAGCAGCACGCTCGACGCAGTGGTGCAGCGTGTGAAGGAGGGCTCGCGCGCCTGGGTGAAGCTGGGCCTGCGTGAGCGCATCGCCCTGCTGGAAACGCTGCGCCGCGCCTTCGCCGCCGTCGCCGAGCCGAGCGTCCGCGCCGCCTGCGAGGCCAAGGGCATCGACCCCGACAGCCCGCTGGCCGGCGAGGAGTGGCTGGGCGGTCCGCTGGTCGTGCTGCGCAACATGCGCCTGCTGGTGGACTCGCTGAAGGACATCGAGAAGCACGGCGTGCCGTACATCCCCGCCTCGCACCTGCGCACGCTGGAGGACGGGCGGCTCGCGGCGCGCGTCTACCCGAAGGACGCGCTGGACGGGATGCTCCTGCCGCGCAACGTGGGCGAAGTCTACTTCCTCCCCGGCGTCACCGCGTCCAACCTCCGCGAGCACCAGGCCTCGTTCTACCGCAAGCCCCACGAGGGGAAGGTCTGCGCGGTGCTGGGCGGCGGCAACGTCAACTCGATTCCGCCCGCGGACTGTCTCTACAAGCTCTTCGTCGAGGGCACCGCGTGCGTGCTCAAGATGAACCCCGTCAATGCCTACCTCGGGCCCTTCCTGGAGCAGGCCTTCGCATCGCTCGCGAAGCACGGCGTCTTCGCGGTGGTGTACGGCGGCACGGAGGAGGGCTCGGCGCTGGTGAATCACCCGCTGGTGGACGAGGTGCACGTCACCGGCAGCGACAGGACACACGACGCGCTGGTGTGGGGCCCGCCCGGCCCCGAGGCGGAGGCTCGCCGCGCGCGCAACACGCCGCTGATGTCGAAGCCCTTCTCCAGCGAGCTGGGCAACATCTCCCCCGTGGTGGTGGTGCCGGGGCCGTACTCGGACGGCGAGCTGCGCTTCCAGGCGGACAACATCGCCGGCATGGTGGCCAACAACGCGTCCTTCAACTGCAACTCGGCCAAGCTGCTGGTGCAGCCGAAGGACTGGGCGCGTCGCACGCAGGTGATGCAAGGCGTGCAGGACGGGCTCGGCAAGGCGGCCGTGCGCCGCGCGTACTACCCGGGCGCGGAGCAGCGCTGGAAGCAATTCACGGACGGGCGCGCGCGTCTGAGGGTGGTGGGCAGCGCGAGCGCGGGCGAGTTGCCCTATGCGCTGCTTCCGGACGTGGACCCGAACGAGGCGCAGGACCGCGTCTTCCGGCAGGAGCCGTGGTGCACGGTGCTGTCGGAGACGGGGCTGCCCGGCTCGGATGACCCGGTGGCCTTCCTGGAGAAGGTGGTGCCCTTCCTCAACGAGAAGGTGTGGGGCACCCTCAATGCTACGCTCATCGTCCACCCGAAGTCGCTCAAGGACCCGGGCGTCAACGCCGCCGTGGAGCGCGCCATCCGCGAGCTGCGCTACGGCACGGTGGCCGTGAACACGTGGCCCGCGGCGGGGTACGCGCTCTTGTCGCTGCCGTGGGGCGGCCACCCGACGTCGTCGCCACAGGACATCCAGAGCGGCCTGGGCTGGGTGCACAACACCTTCATGCTGGAGGACATCGAGAAGGCCGTCATCCGCGCGCCGCTGACGAACCTGCCGGCGCCGCCGTGGGTGCCGGGCCACCGGGGCATGCGCGAGCTGGCGCGCAAGCTGGTGGAGTTCGAGCTGGGGCCGTCCTGGCTGAAGGTGCCGGGCATCGCCACGGCGGCGCTGCGGCGGTAG
- a CDS encoding BlaI/MecI/CopY family transcriptional regulator: MKKPVGDQELAVLRYVAEHGPATVGEVAERFGEPQGLARSTILTVMERLRLKGYLTRHKVEGVFQYASPVPASELLRDVVGDFVQRQLSGSLSPFAAYLSEAEDVTDEELAQLQDVVARLRSKKRKE, translated from the coding sequence ATGAAGAAGCCGGTAGGAGACCAGGAACTGGCGGTACTTCGGTACGTGGCGGAGCACGGCCCGGCCACGGTGGGTGAGGTGGCGGAGCGCTTCGGCGAGCCGCAGGGGCTGGCACGCTCCACCATCCTCACGGTGATGGAGCGGCTGCGGCTGAAGGGCTACCTGACGCGGCACAAGGTGGAGGGCGTGTTCCAGTACGCCTCGCCGGTGCCGGCGTCGGAGCTGCTGCGGGACGTGGTGGGGGACTTCGTGCAGCGGCAGCTCTCCGGTTCGCTGTCGCCGTTCGCTGCGTACCTGTCCGAGGCGGAGGACGTCACCGACGAGGAGCTGGCGCAGCTCCAGGACGTGGTGGCGCGGCTTCGCTCGAAGAAGCGGAAGGAGTAG
- a CDS encoding cation:proton antiporter yields MEVPAVLQELVLVLGVAVVVVLALSHLRLPTIAGLIAAGALIGPGGLGLIHDAARMTVLAEIGVVLLLFSIGLEFSLARLRRLWRVLLLGGGLQVGLTTLGVSVGAVVLGVTPARGVFFGFLVALSSTAIVLRALTERHEVDAPHGRLIIGALIFQDLCVVPMMLAIPLLAGQRGGAAALLGVLIKATLLVVATVVLGRTVVPRFLKDVAATRRREVFILAVLGLCVGIAWLSALAGLSLALGAFLAGIALADGDYGHQALADVLPLRETLSSFFFISVGMLLDVRVLMERPLLVAVLVLGVLVLKALVGAVSAMVMRFPPWVAVLAGLGLAQIGEFSFVLAHEGALAGLLSNEEQRLFITMSVLTMAVTPLALHFGPRLAAGAAHLKRLEALIGAHGPHHLEESHSDGLSDHYIIGGLGTAGRLVTRALRESQVPHVCIDLDPEVVSEARRRGESLYYGDITSAEILEKAGIHRARALVLLLDDPLGAARAVSAARRLHASVPILVRVQRLGDIADLRERGASEVLAGELETALEAVSRVLKSAALPEEVVLRMLEDLRRDHHHGDGAPEPPPPPPALPPPPSRKEGPERTEYRH; encoded by the coding sequence ATGGAGGTTCCGGCGGTCCTCCAGGAACTGGTGTTGGTGCTCGGCGTCGCCGTGGTGGTGGTGCTCGCGCTCAGCCACCTGCGCCTGCCCACCATCGCCGGGCTCATCGCGGCTGGAGCGCTCATCGGCCCGGGTGGGCTCGGGCTGATTCACGACGCGGCCCGCATGACGGTGCTCGCGGAGATTGGTGTCGTGCTGCTGCTGTTCAGCATCGGCCTGGAGTTCTCCCTGGCGAGACTGCGCCGGCTCTGGCGCGTGCTGCTCTTGGGCGGTGGCCTGCAAGTCGGGCTCACCACGCTCGGCGTGTCGGTGGGCGCGGTGGTGCTCGGCGTCACTCCGGCCCGGGGTGTCTTCTTCGGCTTCCTCGTCGCGCTGTCCAGCACCGCCATCGTCCTGCGCGCGCTCACCGAACGGCACGAGGTGGACGCGCCTCACGGCCGGCTCATCATCGGCGCTCTCATCTTCCAGGACCTGTGCGTCGTGCCGATGATGCTCGCGATTCCGCTGCTCGCCGGTCAGCGGGGCGGCGCGGCGGCGCTCCTCGGCGTGCTCATCAAGGCGACGCTGCTCGTGGTGGCCACCGTGGTGCTGGGCCGCACGGTGGTGCCTCGCTTCCTCAAGGACGTGGCGGCCACGCGGCGGCGCGAGGTGTTCATCCTCGCGGTGCTGGGCCTGTGCGTGGGCATCGCGTGGCTCTCCGCGCTGGCGGGACTGTCGCTCGCGCTGGGCGCCTTCCTCGCCGGGATTGCCCTGGCGGATGGGGACTACGGGCATCAAGCCCTGGCGGACGTGCTGCCGCTGCGCGAGACGCTCTCCAGCTTCTTCTTCATCTCCGTGGGCATGCTGCTGGACGTGCGGGTGTTGATGGAGCGGCCGCTGCTGGTGGCGGTGCTGGTGCTGGGCGTGCTGGTGCTGAAGGCCCTGGTCGGCGCGGTGAGCGCCATGGTGATGCGCTTCCCACCGTGGGTGGCGGTGCTCGCGGGCCTGGGCCTCGCGCAGATTGGCGAGTTCTCCTTCGTGCTGGCGCACGAGGGCGCCCTGGCGGGGTTGTTGAGCAATGAGGAGCAGCGGCTCTTCATCACCATGAGCGTGCTGACGATGGCGGTGACACCGCTGGCGCTGCACTTCGGCCCGAGACTGGCGGCGGGAGCTGCGCACCTCAAGCGACTGGAGGCTCTCATCGGCGCGCATGGCCCGCACCACCTGGAGGAGTCACACAGCGACGGGCTGAGCGACCACTACATCATCGGCGGGCTGGGCACGGCGGGACGGCTGGTGACGCGGGCGCTGCGGGAGAGCCAGGTGCCGCACGTGTGCATCGACCTGGACCCGGAAGTCGTCTCAGAGGCGCGGCGGCGCGGCGAGTCGCTGTACTACGGCGACATCACCAGCGCGGAGATTCTGGAGAAGGCGGGCATCCACCGCGCGAGGGCACTGGTGCTCCTCCTGGACGACCCGCTGGGCGCGGCGCGAGCGGTGTCCGCGGCCCGGCGGCTACACGCGAGCGTGCCGATTCTGGTGCGTGTGCAGCGGCTGGGAGACATCGCGGACCTGCGCGAGCGCGGGGCCAGCGAGGTGCTCGCGGGAGAGCTGGAGACGGCGCTGGAGGCGGTGTCCCGCGTGCTGAAGTCCGCGGCGCTTCCGGAGGAGGTCGTGTTGAGGATGCTGGAGGACCTGCGTAGGGACCACCACCACGGCGACGGGGCACCCGAGCCACCACCGCCACCTCCTGCGCTGCCGCCGCCGCCATCTCGGAAGGAAGGGCCGGAGCGGACGGAGTACCGGCACTGA
- a CDS encoding cyclic nucleotide-binding domain-containing protein, which translates to MKIVIAGGGRVGSVLAARLVAEQHTVTVIERDATVCNRIFEEVGAVTVCGDATNPRVLEAAGIASADVAAGVLARDSENLAFAMLVRSTSGARIMVRMLDTSYREAYRLAGVKELVAEAEVVVAKMTTAIDFPQVAGTLPLGDGDTLLFELALPLRARVAGQTVAQVRGTAGFPRECVFIGMVDPQGRATLPEGSTVLKAGHTVILVSRRSQLAVAVDFLSAEPPVGERTGSLLAATLRKVDFLAPLNDEELETVARGAQHLHHPGGTELFRQGDPGETFYVVLSGEVNLKDSNGQVVATVKPGGFFGELALLTGEPRTATAVATSACELAAVGREDFRSVVMANPAVALEMSRILGERLSRAVGGKPQKKRGLFGR; encoded by the coding sequence GTGAAAATCGTCATCGCGGGAGGAGGCCGGGTGGGCAGCGTGCTGGCGGCGCGGCTGGTGGCCGAGCAGCACACCGTCACCGTCATCGAGCGGGACGCCACCGTGTGCAACCGCATCTTCGAGGAGGTGGGCGCGGTGACGGTGTGCGGGGACGCCACCAACCCGCGCGTGCTGGAGGCGGCGGGCATCGCCTCGGCGGACGTGGCGGCGGGAGTGCTGGCGCGCGACTCGGAGAATCTGGCCTTCGCCATGCTGGTGCGCAGCACGTCCGGGGCTCGCATCATGGTGCGCATGCTGGACACGAGCTACCGCGAGGCCTACCGGCTCGCCGGCGTGAAGGAGCTGGTCGCCGAGGCGGAGGTGGTGGTGGCGAAGATGACCACGGCCATCGACTTCCCGCAGGTGGCGGGCACGCTGCCGCTGGGGGACGGGGACACGCTGCTGTTCGAGCTGGCCCTGCCGCTGCGCGCGCGGGTGGCGGGACAGACGGTGGCGCAGGTGCGCGGCACGGCGGGCTTCCCGCGCGAGTGCGTCTTCATCGGCATGGTGGACCCGCAGGGCCGGGCGACGCTGCCGGAGGGGAGCACGGTGCTGAAGGCAGGGCACACCGTCATCCTGGTGTCGAGGCGCTCGCAGCTCGCGGTGGCGGTGGACTTCCTCAGCGCGGAGCCACCGGTGGGCGAGCGCACGGGCTCGCTGCTGGCGGCCACGCTGCGCAAGGTGGACTTCCTCGCGCCGCTCAATGACGAGGAGTTGGAGACGGTGGCGCGAGGCGCGCAGCACCTGCACCACCCCGGAGGCACGGAGCTGTTCCGCCAGGGCGACCCGGGGGAGACGTTCTACGTGGTGCTGTCCGGCGAGGTGAACCTGAAGGACTCGAACGGGCAGGTGGTGGCCACGGTGAAGCCGGGAGGCTTCTTCGGCGAGCTGGCGCTGCTGACGGGCGAGCCTCGCACGGCGACAGCGGTGGCGACCTCCGCGTGTGAATTGGCGGCGGTGGGCCGCGAGGACTTCCGCAGCGTCGTCATGGCGAACCCCGCCGTGGCGCTGGAGATGAGCCGGATTCTCGGCGAGCGCCTGTCGCGTGCGGTGGGCGGGAAGCCGCAGAAGAAGCGGGGGCTGTTCGGGCGGTGA
- a CDS encoding cation:proton antiporter, whose product MHVEMPLVIGLMVAAIVLAVAAKRASLPYNVALVVGGLVISIGHLLPGVPPLNPEVVFLLCLPALLFEGGITADLSGIRANALPIMLLSTLGMVLAIGATGTLLHFIVGLPLWPALLLGALLSVTDTVSILYAFRRAPVPPRLSGIMQGESLFNDGTALVAYAAIASVVAGAAAPSAATMTARVLLASVGGGVVGLALGLLGGFVIRRIEDPLAEIMVTTAVALSSFVVAEQLHLSGAISAVVAGLAVGVTLRREVSPQSQVAIHTFWEYATFGVNTFLFLAVGLTTKPETLSGYVGETLIAVGCVFAGRAVAIYLPFLLLRWLRPTEAVPFRWQHVFIAGNIKGALSIGLALGLPEATPAREKLVAIAFGVTLVSLVGQGLMLTRVLKWLGLFQQDEVALSMAEQRGRLIASRAAHQELEVLHDQGLVPRAAYDHLRSEYQVNIARAERELRRLSEQHLTQGARDLISMRRRLIDAERTALQGARRNGLIPEATAEHMLAQLDERTLELEKVLHGDAGDASHGRKAS is encoded by the coding sequence GTGCACGTCGAGATGCCCCTGGTCATCGGGTTGATGGTGGCGGCGATTGTCCTGGCCGTCGCGGCCAAGCGCGCCAGCCTGCCGTACAACGTCGCGCTGGTGGTGGGAGGGCTCGTCATCTCCATCGGGCACCTGCTGCCCGGAGTGCCGCCGCTCAACCCGGAGGTGGTCTTCCTCCTCTGTCTGCCCGCGCTCCTCTTCGAGGGAGGCATCACCGCGGACCTCTCGGGCATCCGCGCCAACGCGCTGCCCATCATGCTCCTGTCCACCCTGGGCATGGTGCTGGCCATTGGCGCCACGGGCACCCTGCTGCACTTCATCGTGGGCCTGCCCCTGTGGCCGGCGCTGCTCCTGGGCGCGCTGCTGTCCGTCACCGACACCGTCTCCATCCTCTACGCGTTCCGCCGCGCCCCGGTGCCGCCGCGCCTGTCCGGCATCATGCAGGGAGAGAGCCTCTTCAACGACGGCACCGCGCTGGTGGCGTACGCGGCCATCGCCAGCGTGGTGGCGGGAGCGGCGGCGCCGTCCGCGGCCACGATGACGGCGCGCGTGCTGCTCGCCTCGGTGGGTGGCGGCGTGGTGGGGCTGGCGCTGGGCCTCCTGGGCGGCTTCGTCATCCGCCGCATCGAGGACCCGCTGGCGGAAATCATGGTGACGACGGCGGTGGCGCTCTCGTCCTTCGTGGTGGCCGAGCAGCTCCACCTGTCCGGCGCCATCTCCGCCGTCGTCGCGGGGCTCGCGGTGGGCGTCACGCTGCGGCGCGAGGTGTCCCCGCAGAGCCAGGTGGCCATCCACACCTTCTGGGAGTACGCCACCTTCGGGGTGAACACCTTCCTGTTCCTCGCGGTGGGGCTCACCACGAAACCGGAGACGTTGAGCGGCTACGTGGGGGAGACGCTGATAGCGGTGGGCTGCGTCTTCGCCGGGCGCGCGGTGGCCATCTACCTCCCCTTCCTGCTCCTGCGCTGGCTGCGCCCCACCGAGGCCGTGCCCTTCCGCTGGCAGCACGTGTTCATCGCGGGGAACATCAAGGGCGCGCTGTCCATTGGCCTCGCGCTGGGCCTTCCGGAGGCCACGCCCGCGCGCGAGAAGCTGGTGGCCATCGCCTTCGGCGTCACGCTGGTGTCGCTGGTGGGCCAGGGGTTGATGCTGACGCGGGTGCTCAAGTGGCTGGGCCTCTTCCAGCAGGACGAGGTGGCCCTGTCCATGGCGGAGCAGCGCGGGCGCCTCATCGCCAGCCGCGCGGCGCACCAGGAGCTGGAGGTGCTGCACGACCAGGGCCTGGTGCCGCGCGCCGCGTATGACCACCTGCGCAGCGAGTACCAGGTCAACATCGCCCGCGCCGAGCGTGAGCTGCGGCGCCTCAGCGAGCAGCACCTGACGCAAGGCGCGAGGGACCTCATCTCCATGCGGCGGAGGCTCATCGACGCGGAGCGCACCGCGCTGCAGGGAGCGCGCAGGAACGGCCTCATCCCCGAGGCCACGGCGGAGCACATGCTGGCGCAGTTGGACGAGCGGACACTCGAGCTGGAGAAGGTGCTGCACGGCGACGCGGGCGACGCGAGCCACGGGAGGAAGGCGTCGTGA